A DNA window from Labrys wisconsinensis contains the following coding sequences:
- a CDS encoding GFA family protein — protein MAVQRYEGGCHCGRVHYAVSADIDNTIACNCSRCAKLGVILTFAPAESFVLESGEDALSEYRFNKRVIRHLFCATCGVESFARGTGPGGVEMVAVNVRCLQGVDPDTLNPKRVDGRSA, from the coding sequence ATGGCGGTCCAGCGTTACGAGGGCGGCTGCCATTGCGGGCGTGTGCACTATGCGGTCAGCGCCGACATCGACAACACCATCGCCTGCAACTGCTCGCGCTGCGCCAAGCTCGGCGTGATCCTGACCTTTGCGCCGGCCGAGAGCTTCGTGCTGGAATCCGGTGAGGATGCCCTCTCCGAGTATCGTTTCAACAAGCGTGTGATCCGGCACCTGTTCTGCGCCACCTGCGGCGTCGAATCCTTCGCGCGCGGCACCGGGCCGGGTGGGGTGGAGATGGTCGCCGTCAACGTCCGATGCCTGCAGGGCGTCGATCCCGACACCCTCAATCCCAAGCGCGTCGACGGGCGCAGCGCCTGA
- a CDS encoding urease subunit beta encodes MIPGEVIPLDGEIELNAGLEAVTVTVANTGDRPIQVGSHYHFFETNPGLSFDRAKARGMRLDIPAGTAVRFEPGQSRDVRLVPYRGKREVYGFRQGVMGKV; translated from the coding sequence ATGATCCCCGGAGAAGTCATCCCCCTCGACGGCGAGATCGAGCTCAATGCCGGCCTCGAGGCCGTCACCGTGACGGTGGCCAATACCGGCGACCGGCCGATCCAGGTCGGCAGCCACTACCATTTCTTCGAGACCAATCCGGGCCTTTCCTTCGACCGCGCCAAGGCCCGCGGCATGCGCCTCGACATCCCCGCCGGCACCGCCGTGCGCTTCGAGCCGGGCCAGAGCCGCGACGTGCGCCTGGTGCCCTATCGGGGGAAGCGGGAGGTCTACGGCTTCCGCCAGGGCGTGATGGGCAAGGTGTGA
- a CDS encoding urease subunit gamma, translating to MQLTPREKDKLLIAMAAVVARKRLERGVKLNYPEAIALITDFVVEGARDGRSVADLMQAGAGVVTRDQVMEGVPEMIHDVQVEATFPDGTKLVTVHHPIR from the coding sequence ATGCAGCTCACGCCCCGCGAGAAAGACAAGCTCCTCATCGCCATGGCGGCGGTCGTCGCCCGCAAGCGGCTCGAACGGGGCGTCAAGCTCAACTATCCCGAGGCCATCGCCCTGATCACCGACTTCGTGGTCGAGGGCGCCCGCGACGGCCGCTCGGTCGCCGACCTGATGCAGGCCGGCGCCGGCGTCGTCACCCGCGACCAGGTGATGGAGGGCGTGCCTGAGATGATCCACGACGTGCAGGTGGAGGCGACCTTCCCGGACGGGACCAAGCTCGTCACCGTGCACCACCCGATCCGCTGA
- a CDS encoding urease accessory protein UreD translates to MERARGRVGLAVARRDGRNAVADLAQAGCGRLLFPVVAAGAALEAVVVNTSGGLTGGDRFAAAVEVRPGAAVVATTQACEKIYRSTGETAEVETRLTLGAGARLAWLPQETILFDRARLARRLEVAMDEDASLLAVEAVLLGRKASGESLTAGAFHDSWRIRRGGRLVLAEETGFAGDVAATLAAGATLAGAAAYATVVLVDPAAEARLAVARDLLTNEAIEGGISSFDGLCVARLVAQDGGALRAGLIPLLRALGGEVPRVWSL, encoded by the coding sequence ATGGAGCGGGCGCGGGGCCGCGTCGGGCTCGCGGTTGCGCGGCGCGACGGGCGCAACGCCGTGGCGGACCTGGCGCAGGCCGGCTGCGGGCGCCTGCTGTTTCCAGTGGTGGCGGCCGGCGCTGCCCTGGAGGCCGTCGTCGTCAACACTTCGGGCGGGTTGACCGGCGGCGACCGCTTCGCCGCGGCCGTGGAGGTGCGTCCGGGCGCGGCTGTCGTGGCGACGACGCAGGCCTGCGAGAAGATCTACCGCTCCACCGGCGAGACGGCCGAGGTCGAGACGCGCCTGACGCTCGGCGCCGGGGCGCGCCTCGCCTGGCTGCCGCAGGAGACGATCCTGTTCGACCGGGCTCGGCTCGCCAGACGCCTCGAGGTCGCCATGGACGAGGATGCCTCGCTGCTGGCGGTCGAGGCGGTGCTGCTCGGGCGCAAGGCGTCCGGCGAGAGCCTCACCGCCGGCGCCTTCCACGACAGCTGGCGCATCCGGCGTGGCGGCCGCCTGGTGCTGGCGGAGGAGACCGGCTTTGCCGGCGACGTCGCCGCCACGCTCGCCGCCGGCGCCACGCTCGCCGGCGCCGCCGCCTATGCCACCGTGGTGCTGGTCGACCCCGCCGCCGAGGCGCGGCTGGCGGTGGCGCGGGATCTGCTCACGAATGAGGCAATCGAGGGCGGAATCAGCTCATTCGATGGGCTTTGCGTCGCCCGCCTCGTCGCGCAAGATGGCGGCGCCCTGCGCGCCGGCCTGATCCCGCTGCTGCGCGCGCTGGGCGGCGAGGTCCCGAGAGTCTGGTCCCTGTAG
- the hutG gene encoding N-formylglutamate deformylase, with the protein MSTTHPDFVTVHHGSAPLVLSLPHTGTQLPEALLPSLVSPALALKDTDWRIDLLYAFARELGASLVHTAVSRTAIDVNRDPSGVSLYPGQATTGLVPLETFDGEPLYRPGAEPDAAGLAERRKAWFEPYHAALAAEIARVRAEHPRIVVYDCHSIRSLVPRLFEGELPVFNIGSNGGTSCDEGLTATVRQACERSGESLVVDGRFRGGWITRHYGERAKGVHAIQMELAQRFYMDEDRPEVANAAKAGRAAAILRTVLENALAWVRG; encoded by the coding sequence GTGTCCACCACCCATCCCGACTTCGTCACCGTGCACCACGGCTCGGCGCCGCTGGTGCTGAGCCTGCCGCACACCGGCACGCAGCTGCCCGAGGCGTTGCTGCCGAGCCTGGTCTCGCCGGCGCTGGCGCTGAAGGACACGGACTGGCGCATCGACCTCCTCTATGCCTTCGCGCGCGAGCTCGGCGCCAGCCTGGTGCACACGGCGGTGTCGCGCACCGCCATCGACGTCAACCGCGATCCCTCCGGCGTCTCGCTCTATCCCGGCCAGGCCACCACCGGCCTGGTGCCGCTGGAGACCTTCGACGGCGAGCCTCTCTACCGGCCGGGCGCGGAGCCCGACGCGGCCGGCCTGGCGGAGCGTCGCAAGGCCTGGTTCGAGCCCTATCACGCTGCGCTGGCCGCCGAGATCGCCCGCGTCCGCGCGGAGCATCCGCGCATCGTCGTCTATGACTGCCACTCCATCCGCTCGCTGGTGCCGCGCCTGTTCGAGGGCGAGCTGCCGGTGTTCAACATCGGCAGCAATGGCGGGACGAGCTGCGACGAAGGGCTGACGGCGACGGTGCGGCAGGCCTGCGAGCGTTCCGGCGAGAGCCTGGTGGTCGATGGCCGGTTCCGCGGCGGCTGGATCACCCGCCACTACGGCGAGCGGGCGAAGGGCGTGCACGCCATCCAGATGGAGCTCGCCCAGCGCTTCTACATGGACGAGGACCGGCCGGAGGTCGCCAATGCGGCCAAGGCGGGGCGCGCCGCTGCCATCCTGCGCACCGTGCTGGAGAATGCGCTCGCCTGGGTGCGGGGTTGA
- the hutI gene encoding imidazolonepropionase: MTAHYDRIWRKARLATLDPARPGLGVIEDGAVAARDGRLAYVGREDDLTGEAAETIDCGGRWITPGLIDCHTHLVHGGDRAHEFELRLAGATYAEIAAAGGGIVSTVKATRQADEAALVASALPRLDDLLAEGVTTVEVKSGYGLELDTERRMLRAARRLGEQRRVGVVTTFLGAHAFPPELPRQAYVDLVCDTMLPAIAAEGLADAVDAFCDKVALTVEETERVFQAARRAGLPIRVHAEQLGRTGGTQLAARYGALSADHVEYAEEADAVAMAQAGMTAVLLPGAFHMLRETQLPPVEAFRAHGVPMAVSTDLNPGTSPMHSLLLAMNMACVLFRLTVPEAIAGVTREAARALGRLGDIGTLEAGKRCDLAIWSVERLAELPYRMGTNPLHARVFAGA; encoded by the coding sequence GTGACCGCCCATTACGACCGCATCTGGCGGAAGGCCCGCCTCGCCACCCTCGACCCCGCCAGGCCCGGGCTCGGCGTGATCGAGGACGGCGCCGTCGCCGCCCGCGACGGGCGCCTCGCCTATGTCGGGCGGGAGGACGACCTCACCGGCGAGGCGGCCGAGACGATCGATTGCGGCGGGCGCTGGATCACGCCGGGCCTGATCGACTGCCACACCCATCTCGTCCATGGCGGCGACCGGGCGCACGAGTTCGAGCTGCGCCTCGCCGGCGCCACCTATGCCGAGATCGCCGCCGCCGGCGGCGGCATCGTCTCCACCGTCAAGGCGACCCGCCAGGCGGACGAGGCCGCGCTCGTCGCCTCGGCCCTGCCGCGCCTCGACGACCTCCTCGCCGAGGGCGTCACCACGGTGGAGGTGAAGTCGGGCTATGGCCTGGAGCTCGACACGGAGCGGCGCATGCTGCGCGCCGCCCGCCGGCTCGGGGAGCAGCGCCGGGTCGGCGTGGTCACGACCTTCCTCGGCGCGCATGCCTTCCCGCCGGAGCTGCCGCGCCAGGCCTATGTCGACCTCGTCTGCGACACGATGCTGCCGGCGATCGCGGCGGAAGGGCTGGCCGATGCGGTCGACGCCTTCTGCGACAAGGTCGCCCTCACCGTCGAGGAGACCGAGCGCGTGTTCCAGGCGGCGCGCCGCGCCGGGCTGCCGATCCGCGTCCACGCCGAGCAGCTCGGCCGCACCGGCGGCACGCAGCTCGCCGCCCGCTATGGCGCGCTCTCGGCCGACCATGTCGAATATGCCGAGGAGGCGGACGCCGTCGCCATGGCGCAGGCCGGCATGACGGCGGTGCTGCTGCCGGGCGCCTTCCACATGCTGCGCGAGACGCAGCTGCCGCCGGTCGAGGCGTTCCGGGCCCATGGCGTGCCGATGGCTGTCTCCACCGACCTCAACCCCGGCACCTCGCCGATGCATTCGCTGCTGCTGGCCATGAACATGGCCTGCGTGCTGTTCCGCCTGACCGTGCCGGAGGCGATCGCCGGGGTGACGCGCGAGGCGGCGCGGGCCCTGGGACGCCTTGGCGACATTGGCACGCTGGAGGCCGGCAAGCGCTGCGACCTGGCGATCTGGTCGGTGGAACGCCTCGCCGAGCTGCCCTATCGCATGGGGACGAACCCGCTGCACGCCCGCGTCTTCGCCGGGGCGTGA
- a CDS encoding Hsp20 family protein, with protein MRHYDLSPLYRSTVGFDRLFSLLDQAAGFDGAAAPTYPPYNIERTSENGYRISVAVAGFSDKDIAIEVKENALSIRGEKREDASTARGEVLHQGIAARAFERRFQLADGVQVTGAALEHGLLHVELVREVPEAKKPRLIPISTGSAEARTVEAKKAA; from the coding sequence ATGCGTCACTACGATCTTTCCCCCCTCTACCGTTCGACCGTCGGTTTCGACCGCCTGTTCTCGCTGCTCGACCAGGCCGCGGGCTTCGACGGCGCCGCTGCGCCGACCTACCCGCCCTACAACATCGAGCGCACCTCCGAGAACGGCTATCGCATCAGCGTCGCCGTCGCCGGGTTCTCCGACAAGGACATCGCCATCGAGGTGAAGGAGAACGCCCTCAGCATCCGTGGCGAGAAGCGCGAGGACGCCTCCACCGCTAGGGGTGAGGTCCTGCATCAGGGCATCGCCGCCCGCGCCTTCGAGCGCCGCTTCCAGCTCGCCGACGGCGTGCAGGTGACCGGCGCCGCCCTCGAGCACGGCCTGCTCCATGTCGAGCTCGTCCGCGAGGTCCCGGAGGCCAAGAAGCCGCGCCTGATTCCGATCAGCACCGGCTCGGCCGAGGCCAGGACCGTCGAGGCGAAGAAGGCCGCGTAA